From Streptomyces sp. CMB-StM0423, a single genomic window includes:
- a CDS encoding phosphatase PAP2 family protein, whose translation MRQAVRARRTPRRSAARGAERAQEPAQEQEPGQAPPLRRRAVAAWAVLGCAVLYGLLAWQVAVDGPVRELDERTGPALSRHAPPGAELLADLGGVWVALPVLVAAMLYAVWRTPVRAGAAPGGAERTATAPAHRGALRPLHSSRRLHPLRLLYPLLHRVPAAVRVPLLAGAAALAVLPAVVLPLKSAQARPGPKGPLADDYAGFFPSGHSTTAAVAYGGVVLLLLPLLRSRAARRLLVAAAGAVVLGVGAGLVWREYHWPLDVLAGWCVAGVLLAGCWYGAARLTAYAAGRVIPHRPDHPRGPQDPQHP comes from the coding sequence GTGAGGCAGGCGGTACGGGCACGGCGCACCCCGCGCCGGTCGGCGGCGCGAGGTGCGGAACGGGCACAGGAGCCGGCACAGGAGCAGGAGCCGGGGCAGGCGCCGCCGCTACGGCGGCGGGCGGTCGCGGCGTGGGCCGTCCTCGGCTGCGCCGTGCTGTACGGGCTGCTGGCCTGGCAGGTCGCGGTGGACGGGCCGGTGCGCGAGCTGGACGAGCGCACCGGCCCCGCGCTGTCGCGGCACGCCCCGCCGGGCGCGGAGCTGCTGGCCGACCTGGGCGGGGTGTGGGTGGCGCTGCCGGTGCTGGTGGCGGCGATGCTGTACGCGGTGTGGCGTACGCCGGTACGCGCCGGGGCGGCGCCCGGCGGCGCGGAACGTACCGCGACCGCCCCCGCGCACCGCGGCGCCCTTCGCCCCCTTCACTCCTCCCGCCGTCTTCACCCCCTTCGTCTCCTGTACCCCCTTCTCCACCGCGTCCCGGCCGCCGTCCGGGTCCCGCTGCTCGCCGGGGCCGCCGCCCTCGCCGTGCTGCCGGCCGTCGTCCTGCCGCTGAAGTCCGCGCAGGCCCGGCCCGGCCCCAAGGGCCCGCTCGCCGACGACTACGCCGGGTTCTTCCCTTCCGGCCACTCGACCACCGCCGCCGTCGCGTACGGCGGCGTCGTGCTGCTCCTGCTGCCGCTGCTCCGCTCCCGCGCCGCCCGGCGGCTGCTGGTGGCCGCGGCGGGGGCGGTGGTGCTCGGGGTCGGGGCGGGGCTGGTGTGGCGGGAGTACCACTGGCCGCTGGACGTGCTGGCGGGGTGGTGCGTGGCGGGGGTGCTGCTCGCCGGCTGCTGGTACGGAGCCGCCCGGCTCACGGCGTACGCCGCGGGTCGCGTCATTCCCCACCGGCCGGACCACCCCCGAGGTCCGCAGGACCCGCAGCACCCGTAG
- the gabT gene encoding 4-aminobutyrate--2-oxoglutarate transaminase produces the protein MTSASATAGAALPQERRLVTPIPGPKSQELMARKNGAVAQGVGTVMPVFAARAAGGVVEDVDGNRLIDFGAGIAVTSVGNSAEAVVRRASAQLADFTHTCMMVTPYEGYVEVCEQLAELTPGDHAKKSALFNSGAEAVENAVKIARSYTGRQAVVVFDHGYHGRTNLTMALTAKDMPYKHGFGPFAPEIYRVPVAYPYRWLTGPENCAEEAAAQAVDLITKQVGAENVAAIVIEPILGEGGFIVPAPGFLPRIAQFAKDNGIVFVADEIQSGFCRTGQWFASEAEGVVPDLITTAKGIAGGLPLAAVTGRAEMMDAPHVGGLGGTYGGNPVACAAALGAIETMRELDLNARARRIEEIMKSRLIELQGKYDAIGEVRGRGAMLAIELVKPGTKDPDPQLTAALAKACHTEGLLVLTTGTYGNVMRFLPPLVIGEDLLAEGLDILEGALSRNT, from the coding sequence ATGACCAGCGCTTCCGCCACCGCAGGCGCCGCGCTCCCCCAGGAGCGGCGGCTTGTCACCCCCATCCCGGGGCCGAAGTCCCAGGAGCTGATGGCGCGCAAGAACGGCGCCGTGGCGCAGGGCGTGGGCACGGTGATGCCCGTCTTCGCCGCCCGTGCCGCCGGCGGCGTCGTCGAGGACGTCGACGGCAACCGGCTCATCGACTTCGGCGCCGGCATCGCCGTCACCTCCGTCGGCAACAGCGCCGAGGCCGTCGTCCGCCGCGCCTCCGCGCAGTTGGCCGACTTCACGCACACCTGCATGATGGTCACGCCGTACGAGGGCTACGTGGAGGTCTGCGAGCAGCTCGCCGAGCTGACCCCCGGGGACCACGCCAAGAAGTCGGCGCTCTTCAACTCCGGCGCCGAGGCCGTGGAGAACGCCGTCAAGATCGCCCGTTCGTACACCGGCCGCCAGGCCGTCGTCGTCTTCGACCACGGCTACCACGGGCGGACGAACCTCACCATGGCGCTCACCGCCAAGGACATGCCGTACAAGCACGGCTTCGGCCCCTTCGCGCCGGAGATCTACCGCGTGCCCGTCGCCTACCCCTACCGCTGGCTGACCGGCCCCGAGAACTGCGCCGAGGAAGCCGCGGCGCAGGCCGTCGACCTGATCACCAAGCAGGTCGGCGCGGAGAACGTGGCGGCGATCGTCATCGAGCCGATCCTCGGCGAGGGCGGCTTCATCGTGCCGGCGCCCGGCTTCCTGCCGCGGATCGCGCAGTTCGCGAAGGACAACGGCATCGTCTTCGTCGCGGACGAGATCCAGTCCGGCTTCTGCCGTACGGGCCAGTGGTTCGCCTCCGAGGCGGAGGGCGTCGTCCCCGACCTGATCACCACCGCCAAGGGCATCGCCGGCGGGCTGCCGCTGGCCGCGGTCACCGGCCGCGCGGAGATGATGGACGCCCCGCACGTCGGCGGCCTCGGCGGCACGTACGGCGGCAACCCGGTGGCGTGCGCCGCCGCGCTCGGCGCCATCGAGACGATGCGAGAGCTGGACCTGAACGCGAGGGCCCGGCGCATCGAGGAGATCATGAAGAGCCGGCTGATCGAGCTGCAGGGCAAGTACGACGCCATCGGCGAGGTCCGCGGGCGGGGTGCGATGCTGGCCATCGAGCTGGTCAAGCCGGGGACGAAGGACCCCGACCCGCAGCTCACGGCGGCGCTGGCCAAGGCGTGCCACACGGAGGGGCTGCTGGTGCTGACCACCGGGACGTACGGGAATGTGATGCGCTTCCTGCCGCCGCTGGTGATCGGCGAGGACCTGCTGGCCGAGGGGCTGGACATTCTGGAAGGGGCGCTCTCGCGGAACACGTGA
- a CDS encoding DUF4190 domain-containing protein: METDRRDDAAGRGALRVEGGRETGDPAGEPAGSESGGGAEAGGDADTRAAAGAEVSAGDGAGAHQGAGVTGGPVAGPADSAAGGHKDLPALPGSDLLPSPDGGPPVPLAPDWQRPQPGPDPGPYGPKPYLPGPYAWVPPPGLRNGSGIAALILGVIGAVLSFTLLLSPLAVILGGLAVGFGIVTLRRVRRGEARNRGSGLSGIWLGGVAAVVGIGMSILLVVLAVDFFAPVSPETDSAVEAGETIAYDDGLEVTLHAEAARGGYLDVWVRVENRTGELATLANSEVTAYPIGSDGGNLEQESGSGLPLTLADDRAVVATYRFVLDEGPGEVEFEVSPGGPYEYAYWWKDLDGRTDERPA, translated from the coding sequence ATGGAAACGGACCGGCGGGACGACGCGGCGGGGCGAGGTGCGCTCCGCGTGGAGGGTGGCCGGGAGACGGGGGATCCCGCCGGTGAGCCCGCCGGGTCGGAGTCCGGAGGCGGCGCGGAGGCGGGCGGGGACGCGGACACGCGCGCGGCCGCGGGCGCGGAGGTGTCCGCCGGCGATGGGGCGGGTGCGCACCAGGGTGCGGGGGTGACCGGGGGTCCGGTCGCCGGCCCCGCGGACTCCGCGGCCGGCGGGCACAAGGACCTCCCGGCGCTCCCCGGCAGCGACCTGCTGCCCTCGCCCGACGGCGGTCCGCCCGTGCCCCTCGCGCCCGACTGGCAGCGGCCGCAACCGGGCCCCGACCCCGGTCCTTACGGCCCGAAGCCCTACCTTCCCGGCCCCTACGCCTGGGTGCCGCCCCCCGGCCTGCGGAACGGCTCCGGGATCGCGGCGCTGATCCTCGGCGTCATCGGCGCCGTCCTCTCGTTCACGCTCCTCCTCAGCCCCCTGGCCGTCATCCTCGGCGGCCTCGCCGTCGGCTTCGGCATCGTCACCCTCCGCCGGGTGCGGCGCGGCGAGGCGCGCAACAGGGGGTCCGGGCTGTCGGGCATCTGGCTCGGCGGTGTCGCGGCGGTCGTCGGTATCGGCATGAGCATCCTGCTCGTCGTCCTCGCGGTCGACTTCTTCGCCCCCGTCTCGCCCGAGACGGACAGCGCGGTCGAGGCCGGCGAGACCATCGCGTACGACGACGGCCTGGAGGTGACCCTCCACGCGGAGGCGGCCCGGGGCGGCTACCTGGACGTGTGGGTCCGGGTCGAGAACCGCACCGGCGAGCTGGCGACCCTGGCGAACAGCGAGGTCACCGCATACCCCATCGGCTCCGACGGCGGGAACCTGGAGCAGGAGAGCGGCAGCGGGCTGCCGCTGACCCTCGCCGACGACCGCGCCGTGGTGGCCACATACCGCTTCGTGCTCGACGAGGGGCCGGGCGAGGTCGAGTTCGAGGTGTCGCCGGGAGGGCCGTACGAGTACGCGTACTGGTGGAAGGACCTCGACGGCCGCACCGACGAGCGCCCCGCCTGA